Below is a window of Synechococcus sp. RSCCF101 DNA.
CGTCGCCTACAGCGCCCCCGTGGCTGCTGCCAGCGCCGTGTTCCTGGTGTACCCCTTCGGTCAGGGCTCCTTCTCCGACGGCATGCCCCTCGGCATCAGCGGCACCTTCAACTTCATGCTGGTGTTCCAGGCTGAGCACAACATCCTGATGCACCCCTTCCACATGCTGGGTGTGGCCGGTGTGTTCGGCGGCAGCCTGTTCTCCGCCATGCACGGTTCGCTGGTGACCTCCTCGCTGGTTCGTGAGACCACCGAGAGCGAGAGCCAGAACTATGGCTACAAGTTCGGCCAGGAAGAGGAGACCTACAACATCGTGGCTGCCCACGGTTACTTCGGTCGCCTGATCTTCCAATACGCCAGCTTCAACAACAGCCGCAGCCTGCACTTCTTCCTGGCTGCCTGGCCTGTGATCGGCATCTGGTTCACCGCCCTTGGCGTGAGCACGATGGCGTTCAACCTGAACGGCTTCAACTTCAACCAGTCCATCCTTGATGGACAGGGCCGTGTGCTGAACACCTGGGCTGACGTGCTGAACCGCGCCAACCTGGGCATGGAAGTGATGCACGAGCGCAACGCTCACAACTTCCCGCTGGACCTGGCTGCTGCCGAGTCCACGCCTGTGGCCCTGACCGCTCCGGCGATCGGCTGATCCACCCCCACTGCCAGGGCCGGATCACCCGGCTGCCTGTAGACCGGCCCCCGCACATGCGGGGGCCTTTTTCATGGCGAGCGCAGCCGCTGCAGCGTTCCCATGCCGGCGCCATCGAGCGCATCGATGCTGACGCGGCTGGCCTGACCGTCGGGCCCGGTTGCCTACGCTCACGGCACACCAGGTGGCGCATGGGCAACAGCTTCGGCACCCTCTTCCGGATCAGCAGCTTCGGTGAATCCCACGGCGGCGGCGTGGGTGTGATTGTGGATGGCTGTCCGCCGCGGCTCGCCCTCAGCCTCGAGGACATCCAGAGCGATCTGGATCGTCGCCGGCCGGGTCAGAGCAGCATCACCACGCCGCGCAAGGAGGCGGACCGGGTCGAGATTCTCAGCGGGCTCCTGGACGGCGTGACCCTGGGCACCCCGATCGCGATGCTGGTTCGCAACAAGGACCAGCGCCCGAAGGACTACGGCGAGGTGCAGCAGGCCTTCCGCCCCTCCCACGCCGATGCCACCTATCAGGCGAAGTACGGCATCCAGGCCCGCAGCGGTGGCGGCAGGGCCTCGGCCCGCGAAACCATCGCCAGGGTGGCGGGCGGAGCCATCGCCCGGCAGCTGCTGGCACGCACCCACGGCACCGAGGTCATCGCCTGGGTGCAGCGGATCCACACGATCGAAGCCGGCATCGATCCGGCCCTGGTGAACCGCGATGCCGTGGAGGCCACACCGGTGCGCTGCCCGGAGCCCGAGGCGGCGGCGGCGATGATCGAGCGGATCGAAGCGATCGGGCGCGAGGGAGATTCCTGCGGCGGCGTGATCGATTGCCTGGTGCGCCGGCCACCGGTGGGTCTGGGCATGCCGGTATTCGACAAGCTGGAGGCGGACCTGGCCAAGGCGGTCATGTCACTGCCCGCCACCAAGGGATTCGAAATCGGCTCCGGCTTCGCGGGAACGCTGCTCAAGGGCAGCGAACACAACGATGCCTTCCTGCCCAGTGAGGACGGGTCCCTGCGCACCGCCACCAACAACTCCGGCGGCATTCAGGGAGGCATCAGCAACGGCGAGCCGATCCGGATCCGGGTGGCCTTCAAGCCCACGGCCACCATCCGCAAGGAGCAGCGCACGGTGGATGTGACCGGGGCCGCCACCACCCTCGCCGCCCGCGGGCGGCATGACCCCTGCGTGCTTCCCCGCGCCGTGCCGATGGTGGAGGCCATGGTGAGCCTGGTGCTGGCGGATCACCTGCTGCGGCAGCAGGGCCAGTGCAGTCTGCTCTGAACCTCAGCCGCTGCGGGCCTCGAGGGCGTCCAGCAGGCCCCGCAGATCGCCGGAAGCCTGAGGGCCGGACTCTTTCCAGCGTCGGCCGAGGGCCACGGCGTCAACGCCCGCATCCAGCCAGGGGATCACGTCCGCGGGCGTGAGTCCGCCCGAGGCGATGCAGAAGGGAAGGGAGCCCAGGGGAGCCGCCAGCTGCGACCAGTACCGCGGGCCGAGGCTCGAGGCCGGGAACAGTTTCACGACCGCGCAGCCCAGCGCCACGGCCCGGTGCACCTCGCTCGGGCTGAAGACGCCCGGCACGAGCAGCAGGCCCAGGGCCGTGGCCCTCTCCAGCAGATCGGCACACAGCACCGGACTGATGGCGAAGCGAAGACCACAGGCCGAGGCGGCCTCCAGGCCTCGGCGGTCGGTGATCGAGGCCGCCCCCAGCAGCACATCCGGGCAGAGCCGGCGCGCCTGACGCACCAGTTCGGGCCATTGCGGATGGGGGGACCAGGCCAGCTCCACATGACGGAGACCGGCCTCGGCGAGCAGGGTGAGGTGCCGCAGCAGCTCAGCCCGCGCCCTCTCAAACACGTGAAGCCCATCCCCGGAATCCGGGGACAGGCGAAGCACCACGATCAGGGGCTGGCTGCGGAGGGACGCGACGAGGGACGCCGCCGCCTCCATCAGACGTATTCAGCGGCGCGCACCTCGCTGCGGATCAACAGATCCTGGAGCTCCTCCGCATCCACGGTCTCCTTCTCCACCAGCAGATCAGCCAGCTGGTCGAGAATGGCCCGGTTGCCGGTCAGCACTCCGGTGGCACGGCGGTAGGCCACATCCACCAGTTGCGACACCTCCTCATCGATCGCGGCGGCGGTGTCCTCGGAGAAATCGCGCTCCGCACCAATGTCCCGACCCAGGAACATGCCCCCTGGGACCGGCCCAGCGCCACGGGTCCGAGGCGATCACTCATGCCGAAGCGGGTCACCATCTGGCGCGCCACCCTGGCCACCTGCTGAAGATCATTGGAGGCACCGGTGGTGACTTCGTCCTCGCCGTAGACGATCTCCTCAGCCACCCGACCGCCGAGGGCCACGGCCATCTGGTTCTGAAGATAAGCCCGCGAATAGAGGCCGGATTCCATCCGTTCCTCGCTGGGGGTGAAGAAGGTGAGGCCTCCGGCCTGGCCGCGGGGAATGATGCTGATCTTCTGAACCGGGTCGTAATCCGGCATCAGCGCCCCGACCAGCGCATGACCGGCCTCGTGGTAGGCCACGAGCCGCTTGCGCCGCTCACTCATCACCCGGTCTTTCTTCTCGGGCCCGGCCATCACACGCTCGATGGCGTCATTGACCTCATCCATGGACACCTCGCTCAGCTGATGGCGGGCCGCCAGGATGGCCGCCTCGTTGAGGAGGTTCGCCAGATCGGCGCCGGTGAAGCCGGGAGTGCGCCTGGCCACCTTGTCGAGGTCGACGTCCTTGGCGAGGGTCTTGCCGCGGGCATGGACGTTGAGGATCTGGAGGCGTCCGGCGTAGTCGGGCCGGTCCACCACCACCTGGCGGTCGAAGCGCCCCGGCCGCATCAGTGCGGCGTCGAGGACGTCGGGACGGTTGGTGGCCGCCACGATGATGATGCCGGTGTTGCCCTCGAAGCCATCCATCTCGGTGAGGAGCTGGTTGAGGGTCTGCTCGCGCTCGTCGTTGCCGCCGCCCAGGCCGGCGCCCCGCTGCCGGCCCACCGCGTCGATCTCATCGATGAAGACGATGCAGGGCGCGTTCTTCTTGGCCTGCTCGAACAGATCGCGCACGCGGCTGGCGCCCACGCCGACGAACATCTCGACGAACTCCGAGCCTGAGATCGAGAAGAAGGGCACTCCCGCTTCACCGGCCACGGCCTTGGCCAGCAGGGTCTTGCCGGTTCCGGGGGGCCCACCAGAAGCACGCCCTTGGGGATCTTGGCGCCAACCTCGGTGAAGCGATCGGGATTCTTGAGGAAGTCCACCACTTCGGTGAGCTCGAGCTTGGCCCCCTCGATGCCGGCGACATCGCCGAAGGTGACCTGGGTCTCGGGTTCCATCTGGACCCGCGCCTTGCTCTTGCCGAAATTCATGGCGGGGTTGCCGCCGCCTCCCTGGGCACGCCGGAGCAGGAAGAACAGGCCCCCAAGCAGCAGCAGTGGAACGATCAGGCTGCCGAGCGCCTGCTGCCAGGCACCGGCCTGACGCGCGGGTTGCACGGCGATGTCCACATCGTGCTGGGTCAGAAGGGAGAGCAGATCCTTGTCGGGCGCCAGGGTCACCTCGGCCCGGCGACCATCGCTCTCCACCACCTGGGCGGTGCCGCGATCCGGGGAGATCAGGACGCGGGAGACCTGGTTGTCCTCAACGGCTTCGATGAAGTCGCTGTAGCGGAGGGAGCGGGCGGCCTGGGAGGGGTCGGGCCGATCCAGGAACGCCGTGCCCACGGCGATGATCACGACCACGAGCAGGACGTAGAGCCCCACGTTGCGCCAGCGCTTGTTCACTTGACCCTCCGGATGAAAAGGACGGGATGGACTCGTCGTAAAGGAATGTTAACGGCTGCTGCCGCGCCGGGCGGGGCCCGATGGCCCCGACGCTCAGCCGGCCCTGAGGACCTCGACCACGCTGCGGAAGGCGAACCAGTCGGGGATCTCCTCGCCGCTGCGCAGCATCTTGCGGAACTGGGTGCCGCTCAGCTTGCGCACGTGCAGACCGCGGGTCTGGGCGTGCTCCGCGGTCACGTAGCCCTCCTCCTCGGTGTACACGAGATTGAGGGAGGGAACGGTCTCCATGCCGAGTTCCACGGCACACTCCCGCGCGAAGTCCTGGGCCTGGTAGGGCGTGTAGAAGTCGTCGCCGGTCAGGGACGATTTGCAGCCCGCCATGTCACGGCCGATGATGAAGTGCGTGCAGCCGTAGTTGCGGCGCAGAATCATGTGCTGCAGGGCCTCGCGCGGTCCGGCCATGTGCATCGAGTAGGGCAGGTAGGCCCAGCGGATGCGGGGATTGGAGACCTCAGCCGCCAGCCGCTCATAGGTCTGG
It encodes the following:
- the aroC gene encoding chorismate synthase, with amino-acid sequence MGNSFGTLFRISSFGESHGGGVGVIVDGCPPRLALSLEDIQSDLDRRRPGQSSITTPRKEADRVEILSGLLDGVTLGTPIAMLVRNKDQRPKDYGEVQQAFRPSHADATYQAKYGIQARSGGGRASARETIARVAGGAIARQLLARTHGTEVIAWVQRIHTIEAGIDPALVNRDAVEATPVRCPEPEAAAAMIERIEAIGREGDSCGGVIDCLVRRPPVGLGMPVFDKLEADLAKAVMSLPATKGFEIGSGFAGTLLKGSEHNDAFLPSEDGSLRTATNNSGGIQGGISNGEPIRIRVAFKPTATIRKEQRTVDVTGAATTLAARGRHDPCVLPRAVPMVEAMVSLVLADHLLRQQGQCSLL
- a CDS encoding bifunctional 4-hydroxy-2-oxoglutarate aldolase/2-dehydro-3-deoxy-phosphogluconate aldolase; protein product: MEAAASLVASLRSQPLIVVLRLSPDSGDGLHVFERARAELLRHLTLLAEAGLRHVELAWSPHPQWPELVRQARRLCPDVLLGAASITDRRGLEAASACGLRFAISPVLCADLLERATALGLLLVPGVFSPSEVHRAVALGCAVVKLFPASSLGPRYWSQLAAPLGSLPFCIASGGLTPADVIPWLDAGVDAVALGRRWKESGPQASGDLRGLLDALEARSG
- the psbA gene encoding photosystem II q(b) protein, with product MTTTIQQRSGASVWDQFCAWVTSTNNRLYVGWFGVLMIPTLLAATICYIVAFIAAPPVDIDGIREPVAGSLLYGNNIISGAVVPSSNAIGLHFYPIWEAASLDEWLYNGGPYQLVVFHFLIGVFCYMGREWELSYRLGMRPWICVAYSAPVAAASAVFLVYPFGQGSFSDGMPLGISGTFNFMLVFQAEHNILMHPFHMLGVAGVFGGSLFSAMHGSLVTSSLVRETTESESQNYGYKFGQEEETYNIVAAHGYFGRLIFQYASFNNSRSLHFFLAAWPVIGIWFTALGVSTMAFNLNGFNFNQSILDGQGRVLNTWADVLNRANLGMEVMHERNAHNFPLDLAAAESTPVALTAPAIG